The genome window GCCTGCCCGATTTCGTGCGTGAGGGCGCGGCGATGGCGGCGGAGGAACGCGGCCTTCACGGCAAGCATGTCATCACGCTCTCGCGGGCGAGCGTCGAGCCATTCCTCGAATTTTCCACGCGCCGCGACCTGCGCGAAAAGGCCTATCGCGCCTATTTCGCGCGTGGCGAAGGCGGCGAGGGCGCGTCGGACAACACGCCGCTGATCCGTGAAATCCTCGCGCTTCGCGCCGAACTTGCGACGCTGCTCGGCTTTTCGACCTATGCGGCCTATCAGATCGACGATGCCATGGCCAAGACGCCCGCCACCGCGCGCGACCTGCTCGAAAAGGTGTGGGCCGGTGCGAAACGACGCGCCGACGCGGAGGCGGCTGCGCTCGCGGCGCTCGCCCAGGCGGAGGGACATAACGAGCCGCTCGCCGGGTGGGACTGGCACTACTACGCCGAGAAGCAGCGCAAGGCCGAGTTCGACATCGACGGCGCGGCGCTGAAGCCTTATTTCGAGCTTGACGCGATGATCGCGGCTGCGTTCGAGACAGCGCACCGGTTATTCGGCCTCAGCTTCGAAGAGCGGCGGGATTTGCCGATCTATCACCCCGACGTGCGCGCGTGGACCGTGAAGAACCGCGACGGCAAGCCGCTCGCGCTGTTCGTCGGCGACTACTTCGCGCGGCCATCAAAGCGCAGCGGCGCGTGGATGAGCGACTTCCGCGAGCAGTCCCGCATCGACGGCGAGGTGCTGCCGATCATCGTCAATGTGCTGAACTTCACCAAGGGCGGTGACGGCAAGCCCTCGCTCCTGAGCCTCGACGACGTGCGCACGCTGTTCCATGAGTTCGGCCACGGCCTGCATGGCATGCTGTCGAACGTCACCTACCCCGGCCTCTCTGGCACGAGCGTCGACCGCGACTTCGTGGAACTGCCCTCCCAGCTTTACGAGAACTGGGCGCTTCAGCCGGAAATCCTCAACCGCTTCGCGCGTCACGTCGAGACTGGGGAGCCGCTTTCGCAAGCCATCGTGGACAAGCTTCACGCCGTGCGAAAGTTCAATCAGGGCTTCGCCACGGCGGAATACACGGCGTCGGCGCTGTACGATCTCGCGATCCATGAAGTCGACAACGTCGAAGGCATCGACCCAATCGCGTTCGAGAAGGAGCTTCGGGCGAGCCTCGGTGTGCCCGACGCCATCGCGCTGCGCCATCGGGCGCCCCACTTCCAGCACATCTTTGCGGGTGGAGGCTACGCGGCAGGCTATTACACCTATCTCTGGGCGGAGGTGATGGAAGCCGACGCTTTCAACGCTTTCGAGGAAGCGGGCAGCGTATTCGATCCGCAGGTAGCCGAGCGCCTGCACCGCTTCGTCTATTCGAGCGGCGGCACGTTGAAGCCGGACGAGGCGTATCGCGCCTTTCGCGGACGCGATCCCGAAGTCGGGCCGCTGCTGGAGAAGCGCGGCCTTGCCGAGAGCGAGAGCGCGACCGTTTAGAGCGACGCCTCTAATGCGAGACAAACGTCGCGACGGGCACTTGACGCAGCACGTCGCGACTCA of Rhodomicrobium vannielii ATCC 17100 contains these proteins:
- a CDS encoding M3 family metallopeptidase; protein product: MTSSNILLQDWDTPFGLPPFQAIRDEDFIPAFEDAMRTHRAEIETIANDGNEPTFANTVEALERAGRALTKVANVFFNLSSADTNDTRQAIERDIGPKLAKHSMAIYTDPKLFGRIDALAAKADTLGLDGEQRRLLERYHKRFIRAGAKLDAAGKARLTEINSRLSELHTAFSQNVLAAEKAFQLVLDGEADLAGLPDFVREGAAMAAEERGLHGKHVITLSRASVEPFLEFSTRRDLREKAYRAYFARGEGGEGASDNTPLIREILALRAELATLLGFSTYAAYQIDDAMAKTPATARDLLEKVWAGAKRRADAEAAALAALAQAEGHNEPLAGWDWHYYAEKQRKAEFDIDGAALKPYFELDAMIAAAFETAHRLFGLSFEERRDLPIYHPDVRAWTVKNRDGKPLALFVGDYFARPSKRSGAWMSDFREQSRIDGEVLPIIVNVLNFTKGGDGKPSLLSLDDVRTLFHEFGHGLHGMLSNVTYPGLSGTSVDRDFVELPSQLYENWALQPEILNRFARHVETGEPLSQAIVDKLHAVRKFNQGFATAEYTASALYDLAIHEVDNVEGIDPIAFEKELRASLGVPDAIALRHRAPHFQHIFAGGGYAAGYYTYLWAEVMEADAFNAFEEAGSVFDPQVAERLHRFVYSSGGTLKPDEAYRAFRGRDPEVGPLLEKRGLAESESATV